A single genomic interval of Acipenser ruthenus chromosome 28, fAciRut3.2 maternal haplotype, whole genome shotgun sequence harbors:
- the LOC117435018 gene encoding caprin-1-like, which yields MPSATISSSMVQAASPELGSVPGSLSMSAQFQSGAQSETIKQVLGVIEKKVRNLEKKKGKLDDYQAKVNGGECLNQDQLEAVSKFQEVVNNLDFARELQKGFLALGQDIQKAVKKAARREQLQREEAEQRRLKAVLELQFMLDKLGEETVRNELKQGLNGTPLLTDDDLTALDEFYKLVGPERDQNLRLSEQYNQATLHYWDLLEAKDKAVAGTTYKALKETLDQVLQSGYFDSAHTHQNGACEEEEQQQLAVAEAPEAEEQPAEPESEVNEEYTEPSDVEPTEFVNRQFMSDAPYSSSDKEQGDEWSTDSEVVGAIRQQSPVQSAPPPVVAAAEPHALNPVAPTAPADPVVRKLRVQDLMAQMQGPYNFMQDSMLEYESQAMDPAIVSAQPMKTAQSIDMPQMVCPSVHAESRLAQPNTVPVQPEVTQVPMVSPVPEAFTTSQPLYQTSHTTDPHPQTEAMDPIQASMSLASEQPPTSSALPAVSQPQVFQAVSSKPLHSSGINVNAAPFQSMQTVFNMNAPVPPAIEAEALKQPSQYPSSYSQGFNSQTPHQVEQPELQQEQLQSVVGSFHTQDQTIPAAGSHQQLSQQPQQGSGFPRPGQSFYNSRAMSRGGPRNSRGMLNGYRGPSNGFRGGYDNYRPPFSNTPNSGYGQSQFNAPRDYSNSSYQRDGYQQNYKRGAGQGPRGCSRGRGGSFRPSRGIPHMTAQQAN from the exons ATGCCCTCAGCGACTATCAGCAGCAGCATGGTTCAGGCGGCCAGTCCAGAGTTGGGGTCCGTTCCCGGCTCGCTCTCCATGTCAGCCCAGTTCCAGTCAGGTGCCCAGTCGGAGACCATCAAGCAGGTGCTGGGTGTCATTGAAAAGAAAGTCCGAAACCTGGAAAAGAAGAAG gggaAGCTTGATGACTACCAGGCGAAGGTGAACGGTGGAGAATGTCTCAATCAAGACCAGTTG GAGGCAGTATCCAAGTTCCAGGAAGTGGTCAATAATTTGGACTTTGCTCGGGAACTACAGAAGGGCTTCCTGGCTTTAGGCCAAGAT ATCCAGAAGGCTGTGAAGAAGGCAGCACGTAGAGAGCAGCTGCAGCGGGAGGAGGCAGAGCAGCGGCGCCTCAAGGCTGTGCTGGAGCTGCAGTTCATGCTGGACAAGCTGGGTGAGGAGACCGTGCGAAACGAGCTCAAGCAGGGTCTGAATGGCACCCCCCTACTGACGGACGACGACCTAACAGCCCTCGACGAGTTCTACAAGCTGGTGGGGCCTGAGCGTGACCAAAACCTTAG GCTGAGTGAGCAGTACAACCAGGCAACCCTGCACTACTGGGACCTGCTGGAAGCAAAGGACAAGGCTGTAGCAGGAACAACAT ACAAGGCACTGAAGGAGACTCTTGATCAGGTTCTCCAGAGTGGCTACTTcgacagcgcacacacacaccagaatGGAGCGTGTGAGGAGGAAGAGCAGCAGCAGCTGGCAGTTGCGGAGGCCCCTGAGGCTGAGGAGCAGCCTGCAGAGCCAG aaagtGAAGTTAATGAAGAATACACCGAACCCAGTGATGTGGAACCAACAGAA TTCGTGAACAGACAGTTCATGTCAGACGCTCCTTACAGCAGCAGCGACAAAGAACAAGGAGATGAGTGGAGCACAGATTCCGAG GTTGTTGGTGCTATTCGGCAGCAGTCCCCTGTGCAGTCAGCCCCTCCTCCTGTTGTCGCTGCTGCAGAGCCGCACGCACTGAACCCAGTGGCCCCCACAGCCCCGGCAGACCCAGTTGTCAGAAAACTGAGGGTACAGGACCTCATGGCACAGATGCAGGGCCCCTACAACTTCATGCAG GATTCAATGCTGGAGTATGAGAGCCAGGCCATGGACCCAGCAATTGTTTCTGCACAGCCCATGAAGACCGCACAGAGCATCGATATGCCACAGATGGTCTGCCCTTCAG TTCATGCTGAATCCAGACTGGCACAACCTAACACGGTACCTGTACAGCCAGAAGTCACACAG GTCCCTATGGTCTCCCCAGTGCCTGAAGCTTTCACTACGTCTCAGCCCTTGTACCAGACTTCCCACACGACAGACCCCCACCCACAGACAGAAGCCATGGACCCCATTCAG GCTTCAATGTCCTTGGCCTCTGAGCAGCCCCCAACTTCTTCAGCACTTCCTGCTGTGTCCCAGCCCCAGGTGTTCCAGGCTGTTTCCAGCAAACCCCTCCACAGCAGCGGGATAAACGTCAACGCCGCCCCATTCCAGTCCATGCAGACG GTGTTTAATATGAATGCCCCTGTTCCTCCTGCCATTGAGGCAGAAGCACTGAAACAGCCAAGCCAGTACCCAAGCAGTTATAGCCAGGGCTTCAACAGCCAGACTCCGCACCAAGTGGAGCAGCCAGAGCTACagcaggagcagctgcaatcaG TGGTCGGCAGCTTCCATACACAAGACCAAACCATCCCAGCCGCAGGTAGCCATCAGCAGCTATCCCAACAGCCTCAGCAGGGTAGCGGCTTCCCGCGTCCCGGCCAGTCCTTCTACAACAGCCGGGCCATGTCCCGGGGGGGCCCCCGCAACTCTCGCGGCATGCTCAACGGCTACCGGGGACCTTCAAATGGCTTCAGAG gTGGATACGACAACTACCGCCCTCCTTTCTCCAACACTCCGAACAGTGGCTATGGACAATCCCAGTTTAATGCACCTCGTGACTACTCCAACAGCAGCTACCAACGG GACGGATACCAACAGAACTACAAGCGGGGAGCTGGCCAGGGTCCTCGAGGTTGCTCTCGAG GTCGTGGAGGTTCATTCAGACCCAGCCGAGGAATTCCACACATGACAGCTCAGCAGGcaaattaa